DNA sequence from the Coffea eugenioides isolate CCC68of chromosome 9, Ceug_1.0, whole genome shotgun sequence genome:
CCAAATACAAATACAAATTGGtaatctttttatttatttcactCACTaccttaatattttttttttcaaatgccTATGATGTTCGGTTCCTACACTTGTAGATCCTTTCAAAATTTGCAGATCCAAAGCTACATAAAAAGAAAGCGCCTGTTATGACTATCACACTGGTATAACTATTTGCCTCCACTTTAAATTACAGTAGCAGCTAGAGTATTACTTGTTTCATTTGTTTGCCTCCACTAGGAAAGATAGTCCTTTTGTCATTTGGATTCTGAAGGTCTAAAGCATCCAAGTGTATTTGGCTCATACTGATGAAGAAATTCTGTACAAAAACCTAAAATTAGAGCTTGGAGTTTAGGAACATGCGACTTGATCCCAAAGATGGGACTATTTTAATCATGATCTATTTGTACTTGGTTGCTAAATTTTAGTGTCTTGTTCTATTGCTAGATTCTGGCAATCAAACACGTTGGTAAAGATCATTAAGTTCATAGAAATCAAACAATTTTGGACATTGTTTACaaatctctttcttttttatgttccAGATTTTGGCTCCTCTTCCAATTGGATTTGCAGTTTTCTTAGTTCAATTGGCCAGCATCCCTGTTACGGGCACTGGCATCGACCCTGCAAGAAGTCTTGGTGTAGCCATTATCTTCAATAGAGACCTTGGATGGAATGATCATGTATCTAAGCCTATAATGATTGTGTCTTCATTTTCCCAGTATCTATTCATATTCTTAGCTAAATAACTATTTTATCTCTGGTTTTCAGTGGGTCTTCTAGGTTAGACCCTTCATTGGAGCTGCTCTTGCTGCAGTGTATCATTAGATAGTGATCAAGGCCATTCCTTATAAGAGCCAGGCTTAAAAGGGATCAAATTTTTTAGCCTTTTAGTGATCCTCATCTTGTTATCTatacatttattaaatggacaaagatatcatctattaatttttcttcttttgttgttcCCTGCTTTCTCTGTTCTGTCAAATGTTTGCATAAATAATCAGTGTATGCTGTACTGAAGCTTGTTCCAATTTCCAACCTTTGAATGAAGGATTCTTCTTTTGTCAATTCAATTTATATTTTCATATTGTGGTATAATCATTTTGGCCAACAGGGTATTTTGTTATTTGGGCTCAAATATATTTGCTTCGAGCTTTATTGCTTGGGCTTGGCAAAAAAAACTGTAGTAATGCAAAAGGCATTGAAGGGGCGTAATGCTTGTGTGTCATTGTCGCTACTAATGAAGTGAGGGGATAAAAATAGTTGATAAGGTGGCTAGAATTCTGTGAGTGACAAATGTCACTTTGTTACAAATCATGATTTTCGCAATGGTGAAATACTCTCTCTATCCACTAGGCCATGACTTCCTTCACTGTACTTCATTATATTCAACTTTGTGTATACATGGCATTTCCCATTTTCcatttaaatttcaatttaataTCTACCACCATCTTCTACTTTGAAGAATTAATCTGCCTATGCACCTTATTTATACGATATTCATCAAATTTGCAACCATTCTATAATTACAATTATTCCAGTCTTTAATATAATGTATTCTTTGCACACTCCATTTTCATCTTCCAATGATTAGTGTAATTAAACTTataatttcaactttttttttacaTTCAATTGGATATGCTAAGCACTATTACCAATGCATATTTGACATATTTGATAGGGCATATTGTCTTTAGTTACCTACGCGCATCGCGCGTTTTATACCtcctagtatatatatatatatacacacacatgtGGCTTCGCCACTGGTACGAGGACAATAGCTCGACCCACGCTTCCCAtgtattaaatatatatatatgtaatattatTGATTAATATCACACTTTTTTGTGGTAAaataatgtacatttttttGTTAATCTATTATGAAAAAAGATAGTTAATTTAGATTTTACATAAAATCAAATATGAAGAAAGAATTCACAAtaccaaaataatttttaaattttattttacattAAATTATTTAGCTAGAACTTTAAAAGCATACttattaaatttattatttgtaCCGTACATGGGTAACAATCACAGGGGTCGCAAAAAATGAAGAGGGTTAGGGTAGCAGGCCCCGGGCGGACTGAGGGACTTGAAAAGCTTTTGGAAGACAAGGCAAGGGATACGAGAGGCGGAGGACACGAGTAGGCCTGTCAAGACCCGGACCCGTCCCGGATCCATGAAATTATTGCaggtatgggtagggatttaattccattatccggatccggatccattttgtcaaacaaaaaaatgagtcggatacggaatatagtattccgacccgtattagatCCGGATCtggatataaatggattaataatttaaaatatgtatatttatcaatataatttgattagggcaATATATTTgagtaaagtcaatttgatttattttcttatttggttttttttgtattagttagaaattagtgtacaaatatatttttttctcatttttattagaaattgtaaactttcataatttttttcgGGTAAACCCGACGGATCCGGATCTGAAACATAGAGTAGAAGACCCGTCGGATAAACGGGTCGAATCCGGATTCGATTTGGTATGCCGGGTtcgggtccggaataatgaattctgGCCCGAACCCGGCTCGTTGACAGGCCTAGACACGAGAGCGCCTTCTACCCCAAACCTGTCTTATTATCATCCTAATCACAATCACTTTTTTTCAGTTTTAATTTGTTATGGTGATAAATTGCGGGAATTAGCTCTGGAATCTCCAAACTCCAACCatacaaaaatttcactttCATAATATGATTTGTAGTCTCGGTTACATATTTTCAGTAACAGGGAAAATCACAATGTAAATGTCACCCTTTGAAAGCCCATGTTGATATATCACGAGCATTAAGTAGATGAGAAATTGATAGTCGAATGCTCATTTTATGGACTAACTCCACTTTGTACCAACAAATTTGTGCCACTTTTCTACTTTGCActctaaattttaattttggataCTTTACACTTTGACAATCTCTTAATTTTACTTTGCATCTTAAACTCTCAAGTTtttctaattgagtttcaatcAATGACAATAGTAGATAACTTAACAGAATAGAGGATCCTAAAAATCAATGATAATATACTAAAAGTAGTTAAAAGGAGTCAAGGGATGGTAGTTAGAACAAAACGATATAATTAATTTGCACCATCCTTTATAACATTAATTTTGTTAATAATATTAGTGTTTGGATCATATCAATGATAATAAAGGAGCCCAAAGATAGCAATTAGAGCAAAACAATAGATTGATTAATTTGCAACGTACTTTATCTCACTATTTTTGTTAATATTGTTACTAATTGAATTTAGATGGAACAAATTTAAGAATTTAAAGTGTAAAGTAtctaaaattgaattttaaggTGCAAAGTGAGAAAGTGTATAAGTTCAGAAGTATAAACTGAAGTTAGTCCTTATTTTATCTTGTAAAACTTCAAGGACAACGTAACACAAACTTTATTcgcaaaaatgaacaaatgatAGAAGCAACAACAAGATCTTAGTCCTATTAGACTAATCTTGTCCGTATATACGACGAATCCAACttaattttgatatatttgCAGAACGGGCCACTAAGATATGCAAACTCTTTTTTTGCAAGTCACAGTGGAAAATCTATGAATTAGTCATTAAAAAATCGCAAAAGTACATGTGAAGTTGTTGAAGAATGAAACCTTTTTCATAAATTTTTCTCATATTAGAAGACACTAAACGACGTGAGGAAGAATGGAAATAGCAAATTAGATATCAAAATCTTAATAAAAATGGTGTTCTGAACAGAAGTTTAATTCTTTGGTCACTATTGTCTCCTAAAGCTCTCAATCTCTCCCCATCCACTCAAAACTTTTTTCTATTGTTTGGTTTTCATCGGAATTTTTCTTGCTCCCATCCCTTAACTCCTATGTCTCGTACATGGGACATATTTTGTATCACTATTAATCACAAGCAACTTTCTTTTGGAcatgaaacttttctttaagTTATAGAAATTTTATTCGAGTTCAATTTTGCTAGTTTGCTTTAATGAAGTTTTACATAAATTTTCATGCAAGTTAAATTCTGTGATTTTTAGGCAATTTGAATTCTGTCAGTTAAAGTCGAAGCTTTTGGCATCTAATCTGCTGTTGTTTCGTTCATAATTTATTTgtatttccttttcttcaagACAATGTTGCAGAGATTTATAAGTTAATTAACTACAGTCTCAAACTTTTAGGAGTTTACTTattcaaaacttttgagtatcCCAATATATTAGTTTCTAATTTCAATTGTGAAAGGATTTTTGGTAATTTACTTATTCAAAACTTTGAGTATCCCAATTCCCAATATGTTAGTTTCTAATTTCAATTGTGTTACTTTCCAATTCTACAAGTCTAGTTTGGTTATTTATATCTCACACAGGCTTTCTCACTTGTCACacctaaaaagtaaaaaaaacaaTACTGTTTTGCATAATTCTCCATTGCTTCTTAGCCATTATTAACATCTAAATATGGATGGAAAACAAGAGTGGTATCTCATCGCAGCCGTGATTGTTGTTGTAGGTCTTATGTCTTGTTGCCTTGGTAGGGTATTCATGCCTGGTGATGAACATAGTTCCGAGCCCCCGGCTGCACCCTCGGCCCCAGCGCCAGCGCCAGCCGCACCGCCGGCCAATCCCCCCTGCACCAGCGGCATCTCCAGCAGGTGCCCCGGCATAGTGATATGACCCATATGGatttttcttgatcaattgAAACCTCACTACGAGTAACtgaggaacaaaaaaaaaatgcttcattatgagaaattaagagtgaattCCCTCTAATGGTTTTTTCATTGTTTGGATGTTATCATTGTTTGGAATTTCCTCTAATGTTTGGGAGAGACAAAGAAAACGTCAGAGGGAATTCCAAACAATGATTATAGTAGAATTAGACGTTGCTGGgtatttaatatttattcctATGGTTATAATATTTTTATTCGATATATTAAGAGGCATCTGATTACCACATTACTTAACCTTTTTCGTTTTTTATTTTGCTATCTCTTGATAGGGATTACAGATATATTCTGGGAATTATGAATGACTCCTTGTCTCGAATCTCTAAAATATAAGAATACAAAAATCTTCTTTTTCATATGATTTCTGTTTTGGATTACATATTTTCGGTAACAAGAAAAAACCGTATGTAGTGCCTATGAAATTCGAACATTGAAATTAATGTCACAACTTTTAAGTAGCACTGAAATTGATAGTCGAATACTTTATCTCATAAAATTTCATCAACCATGCAACATAGCTATCGTTCGCAAAAAAGAACAAATAACAGCAGAAGCAAAGTCATATGTGCTGCTCTTGTATGCTTGCTTCCAGCAATGATTACAAGCTCTACATTTtctatgtttatttttttttttggtgacatTTTTCTGTAGCATGGTAAAACTTGAAGAATAATAAGCAGCTAATGGATACAACAAATTTTGAGCTTAAATTATTCTTCATGGTATGTACCACGAAAATTTAGATTTACCCTAGAACAAACCGAGAACCGAAATACACTACTATTTTGATAGTTAATTGGAAAAATGTTCAAGATAAGTTTCTACACTGTCTTCTGATCTTTTTGGGGTAGAAGTCCAATTTAAGCATGTATATCTTAATATTGAatttcagttttttgtttttcagttttatggcaCCATCTTTTACCAATGATAATTATATtatatgatatatgtgagataaaaaaaagtaattaaaaaaaagttttaatgATGTAAGtaaaaaatgtttgaaaaatttgacaACCCGAACAATTAAACCCTTGAGATAAATAACCTAGACAATGGCAAAAAATTTAGATGCATTGCGATTGCTTTTACATCATGTACAACCATCAAAATCGCACCCACATTATTATTACTGAGTCATTTGGTTCAAATTTTACAATGATtataaggattaatctttcctacactaatagtgtatacattattagcgttggatgaatgacaaatatacaaaatttgaattgaaaattcaacttttgaacaTACGTCAGCGATCCAATGATgttagtatatacactgtcaatgtatGCAAGATTTACTCTTATTATAAGTATAGGCAGGATAAGGGAGAATTGCAATTTTATTGCCTAATACTTGGCATGTGTGCCAAATTGATCCTtaatatttttaccaaaacaaATCTAGTCCCCAAAATTTGTGATTTTAGAAAGGTTTAGTATTACTAACAAAAATGGAACAATGATTGACAATGAATATGAAGTTACCATTAGTCCACAACTTTGACTTTGCACTTTTGGTACCCAacgttttgattttgaattattATAGATCCATttaaattagttatttttggggtgtttttgaaatattttactgtaataATATATGTGAAAAACCTTTAttatagatatttttaatgatgTTTTTAGTGATGTTTATGAggatatattttgagatatttttaaggtttaaaattttagttaggtattttgaaaattttcaaaaacttcaCCAACACCTACCACCACCATCACTCCTTCTCCTCCCTCTCTCCTCCTCTCTCCATTTCCTCCTcccctttctctttttctttctccccctttttcttctttccttctctCCCCTTGTCCCTCCTCTCTCCTCCCTACCCCTCTCTGACAACCCCCCTCACACTCCCCCTTTCTGGTTGCAGCAGGAGAGGGTAGGGAGGAGGGAAAGGGAAGGGAGGAAGAAGGGGAGGAGAGAGGCGAAGGAAAGAGGAAGGAGGAGAAAGGAAGCAGAAGGAGAGGAAGGAGGGCGTGAGGAGAGAGGAGGGGAAGGAAAGGGAAGAGAGAGAAGAGGGGGAGGGAAAGGGACTATGGTGGCAGTGATGGATAGAGGTGGTGGGTAGTGGCAGTGGGTGAGGgatgaaagaagaaaaagagggtagggctttgatttttttttttaattaggtatatttgaaaattttggagtgTTTTAGgagttatttttgtttgtatATTGTCGTAGCATTGTCTGTGAAAAACTGCTTGATGAAAAAGGGACAAATCCAAATGGATATCTTAATTTTAAATAGTGATATTAAGAGTTTTAACATGAATTGTGACGTACAcgggatatacatataacattaaCCTCAttccaatcaagttttacatttataaactcctaaataccccacacgcgatttatcgcaagtatacgaatcgtgagcgagtatagggtattaaggatTGATCCCATAgagaagattgcaattaccggcactactaaagcttctctattatttagactatcaatgaattataagaaatgaaacctactgaacttatgcaaaataacaattgaaagctccttaggttgtggtatccctaactagtcatgcaagtgctatatttggatcattgagtgctactatctaggctagttatggtgtaatttccttatgcatatgaatcctactttcgtagtgaatcaattatactcataactaaccCATGCCTactttcatggttatgaaattagctacaagttcattttttcaatgaaattacatgtaatgaatcactaaaaccacataggtgcacctctactcttgtAAGTGTACTCCCTattttagcacttcttgaaccagcgttaaatctcaatttcattccagaaacaacaccttagataatcacaattaatggtaccagattaatcatgatttaaagagttaaaatgctaaataacttgctcaaataatagcttcaaatagccaaataataaacactaacaatcatagaaagttcaaccaaacccaaggcataaactagaaacacataataacatataaatccataacttgtatattaactaaacttggaatcaaatacaaaagataaagagttcgaaaggaatgtaacccttgtcacatgagcttcaattcctccttcttcatctccatcttcaacCTAATCTAaccaatatacaagagtggatgagttatactactctatactaaactaatatAACACATAGAAAATGGAAGAGCTACATTTATACaaactccaagcttctccccgTATGTCTCTCCTTCAATCTTGCAATGGCTTTGGCTATATAAAGGTAAAAGGTAGTCAAGGAATGAGGTTTacacctcccttttacagctgcaaagtggttgtcacatgtctagcattacAAGTGACTTGTTGGAAGTGAAATCAAGTTGTTCGCGTaaagagcagccttttctgaccacaatccggccagaaatccggccggattgctacagtgacttTTTGTGCAATtctgttcaatttccagctctggtCCGATTTTGcctcaacttcaactgaacttttcttgatgatagaagcTGATTTAAACTTGTAACTCTTtgcgttagctttccaatgcatcaagaatcacctcatttggattttTGTAGGCTtagaaatgactgaaatacccttgactgctcaatgccctgtttcagcttcaACCAATAGAAATTGGCTACTTAATTCGGCtgtttgacctggaaaaccttagaactggatttcgatgtcttcaccaaagttgtaggtctatctcttatcttcaaattatTCAAGAATCTTCTCAATCACATcactgtagctcaagttatagccgaaatacgaaaatgtgtcaaaactgtcaaaaatgcacaaaatgcaagtaaaaagtgataaaaacctcatttaatcacttaagacatttttccccaattatagccaaaatgattcattttcttccaacaatattgtcaaagtgactaaaaataacatcaaatatcattcaattattacgtaaattagtcacttatcaaattcccccacacttgaaccattacttgtcctcaagcaattcacacataatcaattacaatgattcaagaggtgaaacaatatatgcactttttcaaattttaattccTCATGACTTGGAAaacaatcattatacaattattcaaattacactaaatattcataatatcaagtaaaggaaagataattataccctaattttaacaagttaaacttaatctctcaccctaacctaatttcacaaataagcaaatgacatagtcaatttatagccttcctcctcctataatcatctttttctcaaaatgtttaactaagagggatttatgaCTGGATATTTTACTTAAATAATGAAAACGTCTTTTGATGCGAAGATTGACACTATTAGGTGAAGAACTCTGGTTAGtcaacattttatttatttaaattgctATGCATACTCGTAATTCAAGTGCCTTTTTATGCGAAAATtgacatttttagatgtcaatccccggttactcggtacgagaatcattggagtagaacaaaatttatttactttcttttttttctttttttctcttttttttataagaaaataaatagattTTCCCTCATagaaaaaaataatcaaaagagGAGTACAACCTTTAtcaactatatcaatcacttatttgcaaaattaagtaaagagaagaaatctcattaaacatgtaaaattataggcataattttcctcactttaccgaatatactttctaaaatgcaaaaattcaaattgcataataaccattTCCAAGCCAAATGAGGATTAAATCTCCCAAAATACGTATAACATTTCAACAAATAGAAGAATTAGACATTTAAAGTTGGAACAATTAGtcctttttgaataaaaatgcaaaaatttgaagagtttttggGCCATAATGAAATGTtagaaaagattttagaaaaattttgacagagtttgcccttataaatggacgaaactccctgccaacaaacctattttcaagcaaattatccacatgacAAGtatttcaaacacaattccaacatttctaatcatttaaatccacaaaatatcatcacatggcattaaatgcaagttcaaatatttctcccccacacttaaacttcacattgtcctcaatgtgagaaaaggaaaatgaataaagagtgaaagaaaatactgctcatttgaacttgcgcaatccgaatccatggccaagtgatgaatttccaaccttaTTTAGGAAAGAATGGAGAGTTCAATTATTGCACtctgaaaaagacaaaatcaaaacaaatcaatttcttaaaaataaatgttgcaatcaacaagaagaaaacatgcaattcaaggaaaaggaaaaatgatcaagcatgtggaaccatacaatgttcaagggataaaaacatgaaatgaactaatctttgctaatcaaatatatgcattagtatccaaagcaaagggaaactaatttcacaaaataagcccactaTCATGAACAAAGtaagttccatttatacattttgtcatcaatgatcaaattctctcaagtacaaaagtaatctcaaaatggaggcaaacacaccaaaccaaaatataaatgaccttcgtaagaattcatgaaatactaaaaactaTTGAACCACAAAGATTAtaagtgcatttatgaatttcatcaattaaggCCATCTCAATTCACCTCTTCTTTTAGAATAAcctaagaattcaagaaattattcaatcaagcaccttttcattcattaggtaatctaaattagtcacatgaatatcaaaaactcccactaagctaattaaaatgctacCATGGCCATTTAATATGCAACTTTGTCAccaagccaaattaagcataaaactagcaagaattcaccaaataaatgcaataaatgcaaatcacaaaatttatttatcactaacaatcaccaatagtatcaataagttcaaataaataCACCTAATTTCACATActaaaaattgcctaaaaatagaaaatattcaatcaTGGCAAAGTTCAAATGACAAAGTTAGGTGAAGATTTGTTACCTCAAAGTGGTTTGGTGATGTTAAGTGATGAATATGATGTGAAAACTTTCAAGAAACTCACTCCAATTTGACCTCAATTGAGTGATTCAAGAAGGTGCAACCCTAACTAATGGTAAGCTTGAAACCACTTTAGAGTTGTTTTTTGAAAGAATGTGAACTATGAAATCCACTCTAGAGGTTAAGAGaggtgttttggtgaagttggTTTGAAGATTGGATGGTGAAAAGAGTGAGTTTAGTGAGTAGTATGTGTTTTAGATGTGAATGTGTGTGTAGGTTGAaggagaaaagagggaaaaatgTGAGAAATCCGTTCACGGATTCCTCTTATGCTGGTTACTATTCATATTCGGccagaaattggagggattGGTGGCGATTCTGGCCAGTGAgccagaaaatttttttttgtcctccCCTGTTAATCCGGCCGTGAATCCGGCCAAATtttggccggatttctggccggattgtgctGCAAAAAAATTCTGATTGCAGAaatggatccaaggcctcggatccattgaatctgcacttattgcacaagtttctgcaattttcagtttgacccCAATTTGAAACACACTCTCCAATTCGTGCTCTACAATGAAATTTTTAACAATTCAACACTTCACACACATGGAAAGTGACTTAAACATGAATCTCAACACctcaaaacaaatcaaaaacatgTAGAATCCAAATTAAGGGTTGAAGTTCTTGGATCAAATAGTCCCCTCGACACTTTCAATGCACAAGATGGTGCTCAAATTGTTCAAAAGAGTGCAAATAGATCATGAACACATTTAAACACTTGAATGCACTTCAACTTCATGCAAATGACTAACTTAACCTCACAACATGAAATTAAGCATTGTAAACTCAAAAATACAAGGTTAAGCATCCCTTTTTCACATCGGTCTCCACTCCTTATAAGCTCTTTTGCACTTGAAATAATTAGCATGACTTCTTGTCATTGCAACCtacaaaacacataaaaatattagttaaataactaaaacttactaaaaataagaaatcattgggttgcctcccaactagcgcttctttatagtcattagcttgactattttacctcatttttcaaggaggtttagttaacgaataatccaccattttaggccgtggtggatcattaaaggGTGACTTTATAGTAAAAgtcacatgttctaatgatgtgagagatggaagtgacttacctatctcaagtgtttcatagatattaccttgaatatgcaccacttgagaactcacCAAAGGAAATGCAATGAGGATATCTTGGGCAacaatacctttagaacctatactttcaatacactcctcaagaggggtgaaaaatgactcactaaaactcacctcttgaggttcaaggttagttccaaagatattatcatgtgaaatggacatttgctcattgaaacacaattgagattcatcattttcatcaaaatgcaatccattttcacattcaacattcccaccattcatgctaggatcattttgcaaattattagaagaaataactccacacaatgcattcaattgctcatgtattctacaaaagtgagaagttaatttatccattctttcctcaatcctatcaaaatgatcggaagtcacattaactaatttttctatagctaactcccaaggtaacttagaatcattagctactctttctattgccaactcccatgatgattttgattcatattggacataTTCAGGTtgataatcataaaaatatgaagaattactataagtacattgattatcccaaccataagcaggagaattactccaattagcactatattgatcaaaacaaggattgtaatgctctaattcatcataataatccacattttgtgcttgtctacatgtatgagtagcatgataacctccacacaagtcacaaatcatttgattagaattaaaagcattaacattcctcttttgctcaatttcatgcataatggtgtccatttgaacttttAACATTATAACATCAAATCTAGCCTTTAAACACTTTAAACCATCTTCGAAAGACATATCTtcggtaatttcttggttatctctgttgaaggagctttgcacttggtaaccatccatcaCCAAtattccacttctcaagcattgtcctccaaattgacctaccctgctcattatctaaaattgcttttaaacaacttaagagcaaaattagtaagaaaaataggtgataaaatacatacacacataaaatactaaaataacagaaaataacattcacactataactaataaaatgtctaaactaataaagttactcttcacaccgatattgccaaatcttcctcggcaacggcgccaaaaacttaacgggcgcggggtatacatataacattaaacttatcccaatcaagttttacatttataaactcctaaataccccacacacgatttatcgcaagtatatgAATcatgagcgagtatagggtattaaggatcgatcccacagggaagattgcaattaccggcactactaaagcttctctattatttagactatcaatgaattataagaaatgaaacctactgaacttatgcaaaataacaaTTGAAAGCTCcgtaggttgtggtatccctaactagtcatgcaagtgctatatttggatcattaagtGCTACTAtttaggctagttatggtgtaatttccttatgcatatgaatcctactttcgtagtgaatcaattatactcataactaatccatacctattctcatggttatgaaattagctacaagttcatttctttaatgaa
Encoded proteins:
- the LOC113783726 gene encoding aquaporin PIP2-1-like isoform X2; this encodes MLVIFALEKVLLLPSSCRDKISIKLAPKKWPHEVLSSLSGILSKFADPKLHKKKAPVMTITLILAPLPIGFAVFLVQLASIPVTGTGIDPARSLGVAIIFNRDLGWNDHWVF
- the LOC113783726 gene encoding uncharacterized protein LOC113783726 isoform X1, giving the protein MLVIFALEKVLLLPSSCRDKISIKLAPKKWPHEVLSSLSGILSKFADPKLHKKKAPVMTITLILAPLPIGFAVFLVQLASIPVTGTGIDPARSLGVAIIFNRDLGWNDHVSKPIMIVSSFSQYLFIFLAK